The Synechococcus sp. Nb3U1 genome contains a region encoding:
- a CDS encoding iron uptake porin, translating to MPAKHANYWKTLLAGTLGAAAVLTPGMAYAQASGPVTAISELSDVQPTDWAFQALQSLVERYGCIAGYPDRTYRGNRAMTRFEFAAGMNACLDRINELIAAGLADKVSREDLATLQRLQEEFAAELAALRGRVDALEADVTNLKGKVFNPVTKLNAQVITAIYGSALTDDRIVNGTTVAEQDQANMTLPYRVRLNFDASFTGRDRLRIRLQARNAVTEFFDGDPGPGFGGGGGGTFTLAKLIYQFPAFNNAATIYAGISGSGVFDVFNYGTPFDALSDFADAPNSTADVPGGTMFGFRFRPGDQFRLAYSYSTTGGQSLGKGFGDSGLTGGNSAHAVELGFLPTDTLELYLQFASTYVQDGDPGFLANGTTLFRGPLSVTNVSHSARVNAFSVAANWELSPRVILSGWFTTGNVDYNLPNVVPAGTIDPGDEDFNGFLFGFAFPDLFIEGAQGGVVFGQPIVTTSNDGVWDSRPFIVDVYYSFPVNDYLTLTPAAYFVSNPNGALPGDNDPTIGVGALRAVFNF from the coding sequence ATGCCCGCGAAACACGCGAACTACTGGAAGACTCTGCTGGCTGGCACCCTGGGTGCAGCGGCAGTCTTGACTCCTGGAATGGCCTATGCCCAAGCTTCTGGGCCGGTCACCGCTATTTCTGAGCTTTCTGATGTACAGCCGACCGACTGGGCATTCCAAGCTCTGCAATCTTTGGTGGAGCGCTATGGCTGTATTGCTGGTTACCCTGATCGCACCTACCGTGGCAACCGGGCCATGACCCGCTTTGAGTTTGCCGCTGGTATGAATGCTTGTTTGGATCGCATCAACGAGTTGATCGCTGCTGGCTTGGCTGACAAAGTGTCTCGGGAAGACTTGGCTACCCTGCAGCGCCTGCAAGAGGAATTTGCCGCTGAATTGGCTGCCCTGCGCGGTCGTGTCGATGCCCTAGAAGCTGATGTCACCAACTTGAAGGGGAAAGTCTTCAACCCCGTCACAAAGTTGAATGCTCAGGTGATCACTGCCATTTACGGTAGTGCCCTTACCGATGATCGCATTGTGAATGGCACAACGGTTGCTGAGCAAGACCAAGCCAACATGACCCTACCCTACCGGGTGCGCTTGAACTTCGATGCTTCTTTCACCGGTCGGGATCGCTTGCGGATTCGTTTGCAAGCTCGTAACGCCGTGACCGAGTTCTTTGATGGCGATCCCGGCCCTGGTTTCGGCGGTGGTGGTGGTGGCACATTCACCCTAGCCAAGTTGATCTATCAGTTCCCGGCTTTCAATAACGCTGCTACCATTTATGCGGGCATCTCTGGTTCGGGTGTGTTCGATGTCTTCAACTATGGCACTCCTTTCGATGCCCTGTCTGACTTCGCCGATGCTCCCAACTCCACCGCTGACGTGCCCGGCGGAACCATGTTTGGCTTCCGTTTCCGCCCTGGCGATCAGTTTCGCTTGGCCTATAGCTACAGCACTACTGGCGGTCAGTCTCTGGGTAAAGGCTTTGGTGACTCGGGTCTGACGGGTGGCAATAGTGCTCATGCGGTTGAATTGGGGTTCTTGCCGACTGACACTTTGGAGCTGTACCTGCAGTTTGCTAGCACCTATGTGCAGGACGGTGACCCTGGTTTCTTGGCCAACGGCACCACCCTCTTCCGTGGGCCTCTGAGCGTGACCAATGTGTCTCACTCTGCTCGCGTTAATGCTTTCTCTGTGGCTGCCAACTGGGAGCTTAGCCCTCGTGTGATTCTGTCTGGCTGGTTCACCACTGGCAACGTGGATTACAACCTGCCCAATGTGGTTCCCGCTGGCACCATCGATCCTGGTGATGAAGACTTCAACGGATTCCTGTTCGGCTTTGCCTTCCCGGATCTGTTCATTGAAGGAGCTCAGGGTGGCGTGGTTTTCGGCCAGCCGATCGTAACCACCAGTAACGATGGCGTTTGGGATAGCCGTCCCTTCATCGTGGATGTGTACTACAGCTTCCCGGTGAACGACTACCTGACCTTAACCCCAGCTGCTTACTTTGTAAGCAATCCCAACGGCGCTCTGCCGGGTGACAACGACCCCACTATTGGCGTGGGTGCTCTGCGGGCTGTGTTCAACTTCTGA